A genomic region of Denticeps clupeoides chromosome 9, fDenClu1.1, whole genome shotgun sequence contains the following coding sequences:
- the lrrfip1a gene encoding leucine-rich repeat flightless-interacting protein 2 isoform X29: MGTQGTGRKRISNKERLTAEDDALNVIAREAEARLAAKRAARAEAREIRMKELERQQKEIYQVQKKYYGLDNKWGDIEQWMEESEKYTCHARRHASVSDDEERMSVGSRTSIRSDLDRAGVYGGASEGGSVSYSHKKSKKKKKKHKDRNGYDDLDDYSTFSSLSSRISDESRASRSSRPDLQQPGSYSDLYSSSSLPASRQPSASYNTSFQSSMMQSTASCLRKCRGSLYEDCTSSVPTRYSSSSTRGPSEYRSVLSSRSRTSSRASSACGSPADDDCSSVASFLRSAASSSGLLRDLDHVTIPDLYADDRLDRDYPEKGTSRASSLSTATLASLGGTSSRRGSADTAITADAEASIREIKEIHELKDQIQDVEAKYMQSLKEVKDAMVEVEDKYRKAMVSNAQLDNEKSNLMYQVDVLKDSLMELEELLSETRRECEDKTKELEREKHAHGILQFQFNELKETLKQSEELLNKHGIVLGPDLSTNGETGEALMDETSSTEGNSMLEIRLRKLVDERENLIEHVKRLKGQLEKKNQKNSMDEASSPDGEIMENGSDPNIMDVQRDASRQINDLKFKLVKSEQDVTALEQNVTRLEGQVTRYKSASENAEKIEDELKAEKRKLQRELRAALDKIEELEASNSHLSKRMEKMKSGRSTAQTPL, translated from the exons GCCGAAGCCCGATTGGCTGCGAAGAGAGCGGCCAGAGCCGAGGCCAGGGAGATCCGCATGAAGGAGCTGGAGAGACAGCAGAAGGAG ATCTATCAGGTCCAGAAG AAATATTATGGACTCGACAACAAATGGGGGGACATTGAGCAGTGGATG GAGGAAAGTGAAAAGTACACTTGTCATGCGAGAAGACATGCCTCG GTCTCAGACGATGAGGAACGGATGTCTGTTGGCAGTCGGACCAGCATAAGG TCGGATCTGGACCGAGCTGGAGTGTATggaggagccagtgaaggg GGTTCTGTTTCATACTCTCACAAAAAgtcgaagaagaagaagaagaaacacaagGAT AGAAACGGCTACGATGACCTTGATGATTACAGTACGTTTTCCAGCCTG AGCTCCAGGATCAGTGATGAGAGCCGAGCATCTCGTTCCTCTCGGCCTGACCTGCAGCAGCCG GGATCTTACTCTGACCTTTACAGCAGCAGTAGTCTTCCTGCTTCTAGGCAACCAAGCGCTTCCTACAACACTTCTTTTCAG TCATCAATGATGCAGAGCACTGCCTCCTGTCTGAGAAaatgcagg GGCTCGCTGTATGAGGACTGCAccagcagcgtccccacacgctaCAGCAGCTCCAGCACTCGTGGA CCCTCTGAGTACCGTAGTGTTCTGAGCTCCAGGTCCAGGACTTCCTCCAGGGCAAGTTCTGCCTGTGGCAGTCCAGCG GATGATGACTGCAGCTCGGTGGCCAGTTTCCTGCGCAGTGCAGCCAGCAGCAGTGGCCTGCTGAGGGACCTGGACCATGTGACTATCCCTGACCTGTATGCT gatGATCGGTTAGACAGAGATTACCCAGAGAAG GGAACATCACGAGCCTCCTCACTGTCAACAGCGACTCTCGCTTCCCTGGGCGGAACTTCCTCCCGCAGAGGCAGTGCGGACACCGCAATCACTGCTGATGCTGAGGCATCCATAAGAGAGATCAAG GAGATTCATGAACTTAAGGATCAGATTCAAGATGTGGAGGCCAAATATATGCAGAGCCTCAAAGAAGTCAAG GATGCCATGGTGGAAGTTGAAGACAAGTACCGTAAGGCCATGGTGTCCAACGCCCAGCTGGACAATGAGAAGTCCAACCTCATGTACCAAGTGGATGTGCTGAAGGACTCACtcatggagctggaggagctttTATCTGAGACAAGGCGGGAGTGTGAGGATAAGACCAAG GAATTAGAACGGGAGAAGCACGCTCATGGGATCCTGCAGTTTCAGTTCAATGAGCTGAAAGAGACCCTGAAACAAAGTGAAGAACTACTGAAT AAACATGGTATTGTTCTTGGACCAGACCTAAGCACCAATGGGGAGACAGGAGAGGCTCTGATGGACGAGACTTCATCCACCGAGGGGAACAGCATGCTGG AAATCCGGCTGAGGAAGTTGGTGGATGAGAGGGAGAATTTAATAGAGCAT GTGAAAAGACTGAAAGGGCAGTTGGAGAAGAAGAATCAGAAGAACAGCATGGATGAAGCGTCCAGTCCAGATGGTGAGATTATGGAGAATGGAAGTGACCCAAATATTATGGATGTGCAGA GAGATGCCAGCAGGCAAATTAATGACCTGAAATTTAAACTGGTGAAGTCTGAGCAAGACGTGACTGCTCTGGAGCAGAAC GTGACAAGGTTGGAAGGCCAGGTGACTCGGTATAAGTCTGCATCAGAGAATGCAGAGAAAATTGAGGATGAACTAAAGGCTGAAAAACGCAAATTGCAGAGAGAG CTTCGCGCAGCTCTGGACAAGATTGAGGAGCTGGAGGCGAGCAACAGCCACCTGTCCAAACGCATGGAAAAGATGAAGTCCGGTCGCAGCACCGCACAGACCCCGCTCTGA
- the lrrfip1a gene encoding leucine-rich repeat flightless-interacting protein 1 isoform X24 gives MSVGSRTSIRDDRLDRDYPEKGTSRASSLSTATLASLGGTSSRRGSADTAITADAEASIREIKEIHELKDQIQDVEAKYMQSLKEVKDAMVEVEDKYRKAMVSNAQLDNEKSNLMYQVDVLKDSLMELEELLSETRRECEDKTKELEREKHAHGILQFQFNELKETLKQSEELLNEIRQLRLKQDCFVREIADLQETVDWKNKKIGALERQKEYSDAIRNERDELRDEVVQLKDILKKHGIVLGPDLSTNGETGEALMDETSSTEGNSMLGKSEEVQPGVVKVVETLQEENHVSPPPPCETETQLCEEANSHVDSEAEDRDMPTSQTETIMALKAVGLEEFVGSPIKPGAVVEVIVRHSAEASVTRQGTTEDVCPRETETENEGLQSITKNADVVAGEVKLIDLHVSSNSSEIVLEQNSHSTKAPQQRKESENEPSPLPEPVKSAVLLSEEDIKSPTPTKTLKTDQQPESGSASGKKKKKKKKGKKQKGAGQSVNKTLQDTKANEEKAASFKEESVMGNEKSSPNETKDYVQFANALNPNDRCVISDAESHNPAHFVTSDIPDSKFKPCSSTDGFIEALPKEPGSQELDKDENQEKYASLSSQPEPLTNFQEDHHLKNVTLNPEDHYQTIPTPTDSTSEPSSDGPIKISEEFKPSTGTETNSTAPVSSFRDELFKEVEEIELDKGVCENQESICNPPECLINFQGTELCEKSMVGCVDFKDIKSLVDLEHIQDDKAPEHLESADSCPAEAEDVEKIVFSSEQVQTVGAAAVYLHGVEGMDNSIVEHIHLEDLEEYAENKIFNEVEECNDEGESFDFDDVEVVTDYTPLGSLGEGSNENEMKPRENECEDTVSHHFESQLTLCQPQIGEHEKFVMEEERNETQEKQHQDGSEKQARQEEEVKEFQETSDKGVQEDQAPSGDPEGLLPDNMEALSVNSEEDKEAPLVEETVLESEETSRKSSKKSKKNKGKGKEDCKMS, from the exons ATGTCTGTTGGCAGTCGGACCAGCATAAGG gatGATCGGTTAGACAGAGATTACCCAGAGAAG GGAACATCACGAGCCTCCTCACTGTCAACAGCGACTCTCGCTTCCCTGGGCGGAACTTCCTCCCGCAGAGGCAGTGCGGACACCGCAATCACTGCTGATGCTGAGGCATCCATAAGAGAGATCAAG GAGATTCATGAACTTAAGGATCAGATTCAAGATGTGGAGGCCAAATATATGCAGAGCCTCAAAGAAGTCAAG GATGCCATGGTGGAAGTTGAAGACAAGTACCGTAAGGCCATGGTGTCCAACGCCCAGCTGGACAATGAGAAGTCCAACCTCATGTACCAAGTGGATGTGCTGAAGGACTCACtcatggagctggaggagctttTATCTGAGACAAGGCGGGAGTGTGAGGATAAGACCAAG GAATTAGAACGGGAGAAGCACGCTCATGGGATCCTGCAGTTTCAGTTCAATGAGCTGAAAGAGACCCTGAAACAAAGTGAAGAACTACTGAAT GAGATCCGTCAGTTGCGTCTGAAGCAGGACTGCTTTGTCAGGGAGATTGCTGACCTGCAGGAGACAGTGgactggaaaaataaaaaaattggg GCCTTAGAGAGGCAGAAGGAATACTCTGATGCGATCCGTAATGAGCGCGATGAGCTCAGGGATGAGGTTGTCCAGCTTAAAGATATTCTGAAG AAACATGGTATTGTTCTTGGACCAGACCTAAGCACCAATGGGGAGACAGGAGAGGCTCTGATGGACGAGACTTCATCCACCGAGGGGAACAGCATGCTGG GCAAAAGTGAAGAGGTGCAGCCTGGAGTTGTGAAGGTGGTTGAAACGCTGCAGGAAGAGAATCATGTTTCCCCGCCTCCCCCTTGTGAGACAGAGACCCAGCTGTGTGAAGAGGCCAACTCTCATGTAGACTCTGAAGCAGAAGACAGGGACATGCCTACTTCTCAGACTGAGACCATCATGGCTCTTAAAGCTGTGGGTTTAGAAGAGTTTGTAGGAAGCCCAATAAAGCCAGGGGCTGTTGTGGAAGTAATAGTGAGACACAGTGCTGAGGCATCTGTTACAAGACAGGGGACGACTGAGGATGTTTGCcccagagagacagaaacagaaaatgaaggGCTTCAATCTATCACCAAGAATGCTGATGTTGTAGCTGGAGAAGTAAAGCTCATTGACCTTCATGTTAGTTCGAATTCATCAGAAATTGTGTTGGAACAGAATTCCCACTCCACCAAAGCACCTCAACAAAGAAAAGAATCAGAGAACGAACCATCTCCTTTACCCGAACCTGTTAAATCTGCTGTTCTGCTGAGTGAAGAAGACATTAAATCACCGACACCGACCAAGACTCTCAAGACAGACCAACAGCCTGAAAGTGGAAGTGCATCTggtaagaagaaaaagaagaagaaaaaaggcaagAAGCAGAAAGGAGCAGGTCAAAGTGTCAACAAAACGTTACAAGACACCAAGGCTAATGAAGAGAAAGCAGCATCATTCAAAGAAGAATCAGTCATGGGAAATGAGAAGTCCTCGCCCAACGAGACTAAGGACTATGTGCAGTTTGCAAATGCTCTGAACCCTAATGACCGTTGTGTCATTTCTGACGCAGAATCTCATAATCCTGCACATTTTGTTACTTCTGACATCCCTGACTCAAAGTTCAAGCCTTGTTCTTCTACAGATGGCTTTATAGAGGCACTACCTAAAGAGCCTGGAAGCCAGGAATTGGACAAAGACGAAAACCAAGAGAAATATGCTTCCCTTAGCAGTCAACCGGAACCTTTAACCAATTTCCAAGAAGATCACCACCTCAAAAATGTTACTCTGAACCCTGAAGACCACTATCAAACCATTCCAACacctacagactccacatctgaACCAAGTAGTGATGGGCCTATAAAGATTTCAGAGGAGTTTAAGCCCAGTACAGGTACTGAGACAAATTCCACCGCTCCTGTCAGTTCCTTTAGGGATGAATTATTTAAAGAGGTAGAAGAGATTGagctggacaagggcgtctgtgAGAACCAGGAATCCATCTGCAATCCACCAGAGTGTTTAATCAACTTTCAAGGAACTGAATTGTGTGAAAAGAGCATGGTAGGATGTGTGGACTTCAAAGACATAAAGTCTTTGGTCGACCTTGAGCACATTCAGGATGATAAAGCACCAGAACATTTGGAATCAGCAGACAGTTGCCCAGCTGAAGCAGAGGATGTTGAGAAAATAGTTTTCAGTAGTGAACAAGTCCAGACAGTAGGGGCAGCGGCAGTGTATCTCCATGGTGTTGAAGGAATGGATAATAGCATTGTTGAGCATATTCATCTTGAAGACTTGGAAGAATatgctgaaaataaaatatttaatgaggTAGAAGAATGTAATGATGAAGGAGAATCGTTTGATTTTGATGATGTAGAGGTGGTGACTGATTATACTCCTCTGGGTAGTCTTGGAGAAGGATCTAatgagaatgaaatgaaaccAAGGGAAAATGAATGTGAAGATACTGTGAGTCATCATTTTGAATCCCAGCTCACTTTGTGTCAACCACAGATAGGAGAACATGAGAAATTTGTaatggaggaagagaggaatGAAACACAGGAGAAGCAACATCAGGATGGGTCAGAGAAGCAGGCTAGACAAGAAGAGGAAGTTAAAGAATTTCAGGAAACATCAGATAAAGGGGTTCAGGAGGACCAGGCACCCAGTGGTGATCCAGAAGGACTTTTACCAGACAATATGGAGGCGCTCAGCGTTAATagcgaggaagacaaagaggctccACTTGTTGAAGAAACTGTTCTAGAAAGTGAAGAGACTTCAAGGAAGAGCTCAAAAAAGAGTAAGAAGAACAAGGGGAAGGGGAAAGAAGACTGCAAAATGTCTTAG
- the lrrfip1a gene encoding uncharacterized protein lrrfip1a isoform X14, protein MEESEKYTCHARRHASVSDDEERMSVGSRTSIRSDLDRAGVYGGASEGGSVSYSHKKSKKKKKKHKDRNGYDDLDDYSTFSSLSSRISDESRASRSSRPDLQQPGSYSDLYSSSSLPASRQPSASYNTSFQSSMMQSTASCLRKCRGSLYEDCTSSVPTRYSSSSTRGPSEYRSVLSSRSRTSSRASSACGSPADDDCSSVASFLRSAASSSGLLRDLDHVTIPDLYADDRLDRDYPEKGTSRASSLSTATLASLGGTSSRRGSADTAITADAEASIREIKEIHELKDQIQDVEAKYMQSLKEVKDAMVEVEDKYRKAMVSNAQLDNEKSNLMYQVDVLKDSLMELEELLSETRRECEDKTKELEREKHAHGILQFQFNELKETLKQSEELLNEIRQLRLKQDCFVREIADLQETVDWKNKKIGALERQKEYSDAIRNERDELRDEVVQLKDILKKHGIVLGPDLSTNGETGEALMDETSSTEGNSMLGKSEEVQPGVVKVVETLQEENHVSPPPPCETETQLCEEANSHVDSEAEDRDMPTSQTETIMALKAVGLEEFVGSPIKPGAVVEVIVRHSAEASVTRQGTTEDVCPRETETENEGLQSITKNADVVAGEVKLIDLHVSSNSSEIVLEQNSHSTKAPQQRKESENEPSPLPEPVKSAVLLSEEDIKSPTPTKTLKTDQQPESGSASGKKKKKKKKGKKQKGAGQSVNKTLQDTKANEEKAASFKEESVMGNEKSSPNETKDYVQFANALNPNDRCVISDAESHNPAHFVTSDIPDSKFKPCSSTDGFIEALPKEPGSQELDKDENQEKYASLSSQPEPLTNFQEDHHLKNVTLNPEDHYQTIPTPTDSTSEPSSDGPIKISEEFKPSTGTETNSTAPVSSFRDELFKEVEEIELDKGVCENQESICNPPECLINFQGTELCEKSMVGCVDFKDIKSLVDLEHIQDDKAPEHLESADSCPAEAEDVEKIVFSSEQVQTVGAAAVYLHGVEGMDNSIVEHIHLEDLEEYAENKIFNEVEECNDEGESFDFDDVEVVTDYTPLGSLGEGSNENEMKPRENECEDTVSHHFESQLTLCQPQIGEHEKFVMEEERNETQEKQHQDGSEKQARQEEEVKEFQETSDKGVQEDQAPSGDPEGLLPDNMEALSVNSEEDKEAPLVEETVLESEETSRKSSKKSKKNKGKGKEDCKMS, encoded by the exons ATG GAGGAAAGTGAAAAGTACACTTGTCATGCGAGAAGACATGCCTCG GTCTCAGACGATGAGGAACGGATGTCTGTTGGCAGTCGGACCAGCATAAGG TCGGATCTGGACCGAGCTGGAGTGTATggaggagccagtgaaggg GGTTCTGTTTCATACTCTCACAAAAAgtcgaagaagaagaagaagaaacacaagGAT AGAAACGGCTACGATGACCTTGATGATTACAGTACGTTTTCCAGCCTG AGCTCCAGGATCAGTGATGAGAGCCGAGCATCTCGTTCCTCTCGGCCTGACCTGCAGCAGCCG GGATCTTACTCTGACCTTTACAGCAGCAGTAGTCTTCCTGCTTCTAGGCAACCAAGCGCTTCCTACAACACTTCTTTTCAG TCATCAATGATGCAGAGCACTGCCTCCTGTCTGAGAAaatgcagg GGCTCGCTGTATGAGGACTGCAccagcagcgtccccacacgctaCAGCAGCTCCAGCACTCGTGGA CCCTCTGAGTACCGTAGTGTTCTGAGCTCCAGGTCCAGGACTTCCTCCAGGGCAAGTTCTGCCTGTGGCAGTCCAGCG GATGATGACTGCAGCTCGGTGGCCAGTTTCCTGCGCAGTGCAGCCAGCAGCAGTGGCCTGCTGAGGGACCTGGACCATGTGACTATCCCTGACCTGTATGCT gatGATCGGTTAGACAGAGATTACCCAGAGAAG GGAACATCACGAGCCTCCTCACTGTCAACAGCGACTCTCGCTTCCCTGGGCGGAACTTCCTCCCGCAGAGGCAGTGCGGACACCGCAATCACTGCTGATGCTGAGGCATCCATAAGAGAGATCAAG GAGATTCATGAACTTAAGGATCAGATTCAAGATGTGGAGGCCAAATATATGCAGAGCCTCAAAGAAGTCAAG GATGCCATGGTGGAAGTTGAAGACAAGTACCGTAAGGCCATGGTGTCCAACGCCCAGCTGGACAATGAGAAGTCCAACCTCATGTACCAAGTGGATGTGCTGAAGGACTCACtcatggagctggaggagctttTATCTGAGACAAGGCGGGAGTGTGAGGATAAGACCAAG GAATTAGAACGGGAGAAGCACGCTCATGGGATCCTGCAGTTTCAGTTCAATGAGCTGAAAGAGACCCTGAAACAAAGTGAAGAACTACTGAAT GAGATCCGTCAGTTGCGTCTGAAGCAGGACTGCTTTGTCAGGGAGATTGCTGACCTGCAGGAGACAGTGgactggaaaaataaaaaaattggg GCCTTAGAGAGGCAGAAGGAATACTCTGATGCGATCCGTAATGAGCGCGATGAGCTCAGGGATGAGGTTGTCCAGCTTAAAGATATTCTGAAG AAACATGGTATTGTTCTTGGACCAGACCTAAGCACCAATGGGGAGACAGGAGAGGCTCTGATGGACGAGACTTCATCCACCGAGGGGAACAGCATGCTGG GCAAAAGTGAAGAGGTGCAGCCTGGAGTTGTGAAGGTGGTTGAAACGCTGCAGGAAGAGAATCATGTTTCCCCGCCTCCCCCTTGTGAGACAGAGACCCAGCTGTGTGAAGAGGCCAACTCTCATGTAGACTCTGAAGCAGAAGACAGGGACATGCCTACTTCTCAGACTGAGACCATCATGGCTCTTAAAGCTGTGGGTTTAGAAGAGTTTGTAGGAAGCCCAATAAAGCCAGGGGCTGTTGTGGAAGTAATAGTGAGACACAGTGCTGAGGCATCTGTTACAAGACAGGGGACGACTGAGGATGTTTGCcccagagagacagaaacagaaaatgaaggGCTTCAATCTATCACCAAGAATGCTGATGTTGTAGCTGGAGAAGTAAAGCTCATTGACCTTCATGTTAGTTCGAATTCATCAGAAATTGTGTTGGAACAGAATTCCCACTCCACCAAAGCACCTCAACAAAGAAAAGAATCAGAGAACGAACCATCTCCTTTACCCGAACCTGTTAAATCTGCTGTTCTGCTGAGTGAAGAAGACATTAAATCACCGACACCGACCAAGACTCTCAAGACAGACCAACAGCCTGAAAGTGGAAGTGCATCTggtaagaagaaaaagaagaagaaaaaaggcaagAAGCAGAAAGGAGCAGGTCAAAGTGTCAACAAAACGTTACAAGACACCAAGGCTAATGAAGAGAAAGCAGCATCATTCAAAGAAGAATCAGTCATGGGAAATGAGAAGTCCTCGCCCAACGAGACTAAGGACTATGTGCAGTTTGCAAATGCTCTGAACCCTAATGACCGTTGTGTCATTTCTGACGCAGAATCTCATAATCCTGCACATTTTGTTACTTCTGACATCCCTGACTCAAAGTTCAAGCCTTGTTCTTCTACAGATGGCTTTATAGAGGCACTACCTAAAGAGCCTGGAAGCCAGGAATTGGACAAAGACGAAAACCAAGAGAAATATGCTTCCCTTAGCAGTCAACCGGAACCTTTAACCAATTTCCAAGAAGATCACCACCTCAAAAATGTTACTCTGAACCCTGAAGACCACTATCAAACCATTCCAACacctacagactccacatctgaACCAAGTAGTGATGGGCCTATAAAGATTTCAGAGGAGTTTAAGCCCAGTACAGGTACTGAGACAAATTCCACCGCTCCTGTCAGTTCCTTTAGGGATGAATTATTTAAAGAGGTAGAAGAGATTGagctggacaagggcgtctgtgAGAACCAGGAATCCATCTGCAATCCACCAGAGTGTTTAATCAACTTTCAAGGAACTGAATTGTGTGAAAAGAGCATGGTAGGATGTGTGGACTTCAAAGACATAAAGTCTTTGGTCGACCTTGAGCACATTCAGGATGATAAAGCACCAGAACATTTGGAATCAGCAGACAGTTGCCCAGCTGAAGCAGAGGATGTTGAGAAAATAGTTTTCAGTAGTGAACAAGTCCAGACAGTAGGGGCAGCGGCAGTGTATCTCCATGGTGTTGAAGGAATGGATAATAGCATTGTTGAGCATATTCATCTTGAAGACTTGGAAGAATatgctgaaaataaaatatttaatgaggTAGAAGAATGTAATGATGAAGGAGAATCGTTTGATTTTGATGATGTAGAGGTGGTGACTGATTATACTCCTCTGGGTAGTCTTGGAGAAGGATCTAatgagaatgaaatgaaaccAAGGGAAAATGAATGTGAAGATACTGTGAGTCATCATTTTGAATCCCAGCTCACTTTGTGTCAACCACAGATAGGAGAACATGAGAAATTTGTaatggaggaagagaggaatGAAACACAGGAGAAGCAACATCAGGATGGGTCAGAGAAGCAGGCTAGACAAGAAGAGGAAGTTAAAGAATTTCAGGAAACATCAGATAAAGGGGTTCAGGAGGACCAGGCACCCAGTGGTGATCCAGAAGGACTTTTACCAGACAATATGGAGGCGCTCAGCGTTAATagcgaggaagacaaagaggctccACTTGTTGAAGAAACTGTTCTAGAAAGTGAAGAGACTTCAAGGAAGAGCTCAAAAAAGAGTAAGAAGAACAAGGGGAAGGGGAAAGAAGACTGCAAAATGTCTTAG